CGCCGCCGCGTGCCGAGGCTGCGTAGCGCGGCCCCGGCGTCCCGCGATTTCTCAAGCTTTAAGGGCGAGCCCACCATTCCGACGCGGTAACAGGGATGGTTTCTCCCCGCCATGCCCTCCTGAGCGTCTGGGACAAGGAGGGCCTGTTGGAGTTCGCGCGCGGTTTGGGCGCGCTCGGCTTTGCGTTCTTCGCATCGGAGGGGACCGCGAAGACGCTGAAGGCCGCGGGCCTCGCCGTGCAGACGGTCTCAGAGTACACGGGGCAGCCCGAGGGCCTCGGGGGCCGCGTGAAGACGCTCCATCCCCGGATCTTCGCGGGAATTCTCGCGCCGCGCGGGGACGAACCCGAGCTCGCGGCCTGGGGAGCCGTCCCTCTGGACCTCGTGGTCGCGAACCTGTACCCGTTCGAGTCCGTGACCGCGAAACCGGACGTGCCCATGGCAGAGGCGATCGAGAACATCGACATCGGCGGGGTGTCGCTCATCCGCGCCGCGGCTAAGAACGCGGGCCGCGTAGGCGTCGTCGTCCGGCCCGTCCGGTACCCGGAGATTCTGGAGGCGTACCGCAAGGGGGGGAGCCTCCCGGCGAAGCTCCGGGAAGATCTGGCCCTCGAGGCGTTCGAGTACACGTCGCGATACGATGTGGCCATCTACAACTTCCTCGCGCGGCGGCAGGGACACACCCTACCCCCGAGCCTACGTCTCGCCTACGAGAAGGCGGCGGACATGCGCTACGGGGAGAACCCGTACCAGCAGGCCGCGTTCTACCGCGACCCCCACGCACCTCGCCCGAACGTGGCGAGCCTCGAGCAGCTCCACGGCCGGGCGCTCAGCTACAACAACATCGCCGACCTGGAGGCGGCGCTCCGCATCGCCTCCGAGTTCCAGGAGACCGCCGCGGTGATCATCAAGCACGGGAATCCGTCCGGCGTGGCGGTGCGACCCGAAATCTCCCGGGCCTACGCGGAGGCCCACTCCGCGGACGAGCGGTCCGCATACGGCTGCGTCGTGGGCCTGAACCGTGCGGTCGACCTCGAGACCGCGAAGGGGATGAAGGGCCACTTCGTCGAGGCGATCATCGCGCCCGACTACCACGAGGACGCCCTCGCCCGCCTCCGGAAGCGGGAGAATATCCGCCTCGTCCGCACGAACCTTCCGCTCCGGCCCTCGCCCGAGCTCGAGATGGTCAAGGTCTCCGGGGGCATGCTCGTCCAGACGTCCCAGTATCCCGAGATCAAGCCGGAGACATTCAAGACCGTGACCAAGAACCGCGCGTCCCCGGAGGACGTCCGGGACATCGTCTTCGGGATGCAGGTGTCCAAGTACGTGAAGTCGAACAGCATCGTGCTCGTGAAGAATCGCGTGACCGTGGGCATGGGGGCCGGCCAGATGAGCCGCGTGGACAGCGTGATCCTCGCCTGCCTCAAGGCGGGCCCGAGGGCGGCGGGTTCCGTCCTCGTGAGCGACGCGTTCTTCCCCTTCCGCGACGGGATCGACGAGGCCGCGAAGGGCGGCGTCCGCGTGATCGCCCAGCCCGGCGGCTCCATCCGGGACCAGGAGGCCATCGACGCCTGCAACGAGCACGGGATCGCGATGGTCTTCACGGGGATGCGGCTGTTCCGGCATTGAGGGGGTCCATGGTGCGCATCCGGGTGGGCGTCCTGGCGTCGGGACGCGGCACGGACTTCCAGAGCCTCGTCGACGCGCGGGACCGCGGCGACCTCGACGTCGACCTCGCGATCCTCGTGTGCAATGTGCCGGGTGCGCCCGTCCTGGAACGGGCCAGGAAGGCCGGCGTCCCCGCGGTCGTCATCGACCACCGCCCGTTCGGCAAGGATCGGGAGGGATTCGAGCGCGCCGTGGTCAAGGTCCTCCGGGAGCATCGGGTGGACCTCCTCGTGTTCGCGGGGTTCATGCGGATCGTCACGTCGTACCTGGTGAGCGAGTTCCCCAACCGAATCATGAACATCCATCCTTCCCTCCTCCCCGCGTTCCCGGGCGCCCACGCGCACCGGGACGTGCTCGCGGCGGGAGCGAGGGTCTCGGGCTGCACGATCCACTTCGTGGACGCCTCCGTGGACGGCGGCCCGTTCATCCTCCAGAAGGCCGTCCCCGTCCTGGACGATGATACGGAGGAGGCGCTCGAGGCGCGGATCCTGGAGTGGGAGCACCGGCTGCTGCCCCTGGCCGTGCGCCTGTTCGCGGAGGGACGCATCCGCGTGGAGGGTCGCCGGGTGCGCATCGACGCGAGGGGAATCGAGATCCCCCCGTCGGCGTAGCCGGCTCGCAAAGGCCGGCCGACGAGCCCCGGGGCCGTCGCAGTCCTGGCGCAAAAAAGGGTAAGGCCGTTGCCACAGTAGAAAAACAGGGAACGGCCTCGTTGTGGAGGGATGCTTGTGCCGGTAACTAGGATTCCGGAGCTATATCAAGGTTTAGTCA
Above is a window of Thermoplasmata archaeon DNA encoding:
- the purH gene encoding bifunctional phosphoribosylaminoimidazolecarboxamide formyltransferase/IMP cyclohydrolase, with the protein product MVSPRHALLSVWDKEGLLEFARGLGALGFAFFASEGTAKTLKAAGLAVQTVSEYTGQPEGLGGRVKTLHPRIFAGILAPRGDEPELAAWGAVPLDLVVANLYPFESVTAKPDVPMAEAIENIDIGGVSLIRAAAKNAGRVGVVVRPVRYPEILEAYRKGGSLPAKLREDLALEAFEYTSRYDVAIYNFLARRQGHTLPPSLRLAYEKAADMRYGENPYQQAAFYRDPHAPRPNVASLEQLHGRALSYNNIADLEAALRIASEFQETAAVIIKHGNPSGVAVRPEISRAYAEAHSADERSAYGCVVGLNRAVDLETAKGMKGHFVEAIIAPDYHEDALARLRKRENIRLVRTNLPLRPSPELEMVKVSGGMLVQTSQYPEIKPETFKTVTKNRASPEDVRDIVFGMQVSKYVKSNSIVLVKNRVTVGMGAGQMSRVDSVILACLKAGPRAAGSVLVSDAFFPFRDGIDEAAKGGVRVIAQPGGSIRDQEAIDACNEHGIAMVFTGMRLFRH
- the purN gene encoding phosphoribosylglycinamide formyltransferase yields the protein MVRIRVGVLASGRGTDFQSLVDARDRGDLDVDLAILVCNVPGAPVLERARKAGVPAVVIDHRPFGKDREGFERAVVKVLREHRVDLLVFAGFMRIVTSYLVSEFPNRIMNIHPSLLPAFPGAHAHRDVLAAGARVSGCTIHFVDASVDGGPFILQKAVPVLDDDTEEALEARILEWEHRLLPLAVRLFAEGRIRVEGRRVRIDARGIEIPPSA